The genomic interval TCCAACGCTTCGTCTTGCTGAGCGGTCTGGTCTCGGCAATCCGCACGGTATCTCCGGGGTTGCAGGTGTTGGTCTCGTCGTGAGCCACGAACTTGGTCGTCTTGTTCACGAACTTGCCGTAGATCGGATGCTTCTCCTTGCGCTTGATCGCAACCGTGATGGACTTGTCCATTTTATTGCTGACCACGAC from Alistipes ihumii AP11 carries:
- the rpsQ gene encoding 30S ribosomal protein S17, with protein sequence MERNLRKERIGVVVSNKMDKSITVAIKRKEKHPIYGKFVNKTTKFVAHDETNTCNPGDTVRIAETRPLSKTKRWRLVEIIERAK